The following are from one region of the Limnohabitans sp. TEGF004 genome:
- a CDS encoding NCS2 family permease translates to MFQKLFSLREHNTTVQTEVVAGLTTFLAMAYIVFVNPNILSTTGMDKGAVIVSTCLAAAFGCFVMAFWANWPVGMAPGMGLNAFFAFTVVQGMGWTWQAALGAVFISGCIFVLLTLTGVRRWIVEAIPESLQVAIPAGIGLFLGLIALKSAGVVVKNDATFVAMGDLHDKSVLFAVIGFFTIVSLDYFKIRGSILLGILAVTALGVGFDPNVQMPYEFTSLPPSIAPTFMQLDVAQAWSKGIFNVVLVFVLVEIFDATGVLTGVARRAGLLSRTNGINRALSADSVAILGGSALGTSSTTAYIESLAGIQAGGRTGLTALTIGVLFLCALFFAPVITVVPAYATAPALVYVAGLMLSELSHVKWEDVTEAIPAALTVFAMPFTFSIANGLAFGFISYTTLKLFTGQWRDVHPAAWLIAILFMTRFIFLGGH, encoded by the coding sequence ATGTTTCAAAAACTCTTCTCATTGAGGGAGCACAACACAACCGTACAAACGGAGGTAGTTGCGGGGTTAACAACGTTTCTGGCGATGGCGTACATAGTGTTCGTCAATCCAAACATTCTGAGTACGACGGGGATGGATAAAGGGGCCGTGATTGTCAGTACATGTTTAGCAGCGGCTTTTGGCTGTTTCGTAATGGCCTTTTGGGCGAATTGGCCTGTTGGGATGGCGCCAGGAATGGGACTTAATGCCTTTTTCGCGTTCACCGTGGTGCAGGGGATGGGCTGGACTTGGCAGGCAGCTTTAGGCGCAGTCTTTATATCTGGTTGTATTTTTGTCTTGCTAACGTTGACGGGGGTACGGCGTTGGATTGTCGAGGCGATTCCGGAATCTTTACAGGTTGCAATTCCAGCGGGCATTGGCTTATTTCTCGGACTGATTGCACTCAAAAGCGCAGGTGTTGTTGTCAAAAATGACGCAACGTTCGTGGCGATGGGTGATTTGCACGATAAGTCTGTACTATTTGCCGTGATTGGATTTTTTACGATCGTTTCTTTGGATTACTTCAAGATTCGGGGCTCGATCTTGCTTGGCATTCTGGCGGTAACTGCTTTAGGTGTGGGTTTCGATCCTAATGTGCAGATGCCTTACGAGTTCACCTCGCTGCCGCCAAGTATTGCTCCTACCTTTATGCAATTGGATGTCGCCCAAGCATGGAGTAAAGGTATCTTCAATGTGGTTTTGGTGTTCGTTCTGGTAGAGATATTTGATGCCACTGGTGTTTTAACTGGGGTGGCCAGACGCGCTGGGCTTCTAAGTAGAACCAATGGTATTAACAGGGCCTTGAGTGCAGATAGTGTCGCTATTTTGGGTGGTTCTGCATTGGGGACAAGCAGCACAACTGCATACATAGAGAGTCTCGCAGGCATTCAAGCGGGTGGAAGAACAGGATTGACTGCGTTAACGATTGGTGTTCTTTTCTTGTGTGCTTTGTTCTTCGCCCCGGTGATTACGGTAGTGCCCGCGTATGCAACGGCGCCCGCATTGGTCTATGTTGCTGGGTTGATGTTGTCTGAGTTATCTCATGTGAAATGGGAGGACGTTACTGAGGCGATACCTGCCGCTTTGACCGTATTTGCGATGCCTTTTACGTTTTCGATCGCGAATGGTTTGGCCTTCGGGTTTATTTCTTACACAACATTGAAGCTATTTACAGGGCAATGGAGAGATGTTCATCCGGCAGCATGGTTGATAGCAATCTTGTTTATGACACGATTCATTTTCTTGGGCGGTCATTGA
- a CDS encoding acyl-CoA thioesterase: MSIVVTYNKLVEFGDCDPARIVWFPNYFKWIDAASRNYFTQRGVPPWHITEREFGILGTPVIDTHARFTNTASYGDDLSIHTRITKWRKTSFVMHYEVMRDQCSIMTCIETRVFAKHVGNTPGSSHHQIKAIPVPEFIKQLCGFSQ; this comes from the coding sequence ATGTCCATCGTTGTTACCTACAATAAGCTAGTCGAATTTGGTGATTGCGATCCCGCTCGTATCGTGTGGTTTCCAAACTACTTTAAATGGATTGATGCAGCATCGAGAAACTACTTCACCCAACGTGGTGTTCCCCCATGGCATATAACAGAACGCGAGTTCGGAATTCTAGGGACCCCAGTCATTGATACTCACGCACGATTTACCAACACAGCGAGCTACGGCGACGATCTGTCGATCCACACGCGGATCACAAAATGGCGAAAAACGAGTTTTGTAATGCACTATGAGGTGATGCGCGATCAATGTTCAATCATGACCTGCATCGAAACAAGAGTCTTTGCTAAGCACGTTGGCAACACTCCTGGCAGCTCACACCATCAGATTAAGGCCATTCCAGTCCCTGAATTCATCAAGCAACTCTGTGGCTTTTCACAATGA
- a CDS encoding tryptophanase → MKTIIEPFRIKSIEPIRMLSRQERKEKLACAHYNLFGLHSEDVLIDLLTDSGTGAMSAAQWAAVMRGDESYAGSPSFYRFEKAVKNLMPFKHVIPTHQGRAAEAILFSIFGGSGKNIPNNTHFDTTRGNIEASGAVGHDLVIAEGLDPSNEHPFKGNMDLYRLDKYLEQYGKTVPCVMITITNNAGGGQPVSLANIRGTAALARKYGKPFVIDGCRFAENAWFIKEREQGQKDRSIPDIVRDCFVEADVMTMSAKKDAFGNIGGWLALNDDDLAEQARNQLIRSEGFPTYGGLAGRDLEALAQGLSEIVDEDYLRYRIRTNSYIVERLSKLGVPVVKPAGGHAVFVDARNWLSHIPPLEYPGQSLAVALYEEGGIRGCEIGTVMFGRQPDGTEIPGSMDLVRLAFPRRTYTQSHADYVVEVFEEISKVKEHLRGYKITREPRLMRHFTCKFERLS, encoded by the coding sequence ATGAAAACGATTATTGAGCCATTTCGTATCAAGTCTATTGAGCCCATTCGCATGTTGTCGCGCCAAGAGCGTAAAGAGAAGCTGGCTTGCGCGCATTACAACTTGTTCGGCTTGCATTCAGAAGATGTATTGATAGATTTGTTGACGGATAGTGGTACTGGTGCTATGAGTGCTGCGCAGTGGGCGGCTGTCATGAGGGGGGATGAAAGTTATGCTGGGTCACCGTCTTTTTATCGCTTCGAGAAAGCGGTTAAAAATCTAATGCCTTTTAAACATGTAATCCCCACGCATCAAGGTCGAGCAGCGGAGGCAATTCTGTTTTCGATTTTTGGTGGCTCAGGAAAAAATATTCCTAACAACACTCACTTTGACACGACTAGGGGCAATATAGAGGCTTCGGGTGCGGTAGGTCATGATCTAGTGATTGCAGAGGGATTAGATCCATCGAACGAGCATCCATTCAAAGGCAATATGGACCTGTATCGCCTAGACAAGTACTTGGAGCAGTACGGAAAAACTGTGCCGTGTGTGATGATCACAATCACAAACAATGCTGGAGGTGGACAGCCCGTTAGCTTGGCCAACATCCGAGGAACGGCGGCCCTGGCTAGAAAGTACGGCAAGCCTTTTGTGATTGATGGATGCCGGTTTGCCGAGAATGCATGGTTTATCAAAGAGCGCGAACAAGGACAAAAAGATCGGAGTATTCCGGACATTGTGAGAGACTGTTTTGTAGAAGCTGATGTGATGACGATGAGCGCCAAAAAGGATGCATTTGGCAACATTGGAGGCTGGCTGGCATTGAATGATGATGACTTAGCCGAGCAGGCACGTAACCAACTGATCCGGTCCGAAGGTTTCCCCACATATGGTGGATTGGCGGGGAGGGATCTTGAAGCTCTAGCGCAAGGCTTGAGTGAAATTGTTGATGAGGATTATTTGCGGTATCGGATTCGAACTAACAGTTACATTGTTGAGCGCTTATCCAAGCTAGGAGTGCCTGTCGTCAAGCCTGCAGGGGGGCACGCAGTCTTTGTTGATGCGCGTAATTGGCTTTCACATATCCCACCTCTCGAGTACCCAGGGCAGTCGTTAGCCGTTGCGTTATACGAGGAGGGTGGTATTCGAGGTTGCGAGATTGGGACAGTAATGTTTGGACGTCAGCCTGACGGAACAGAGATCCCAGGGAGTATGGATCTGGTGCGACTTGCTTTCCCTAGAAGGACATACACGCAATCGCACGCCGATTACGTTGTTGAAGTGTTTGAGGAGATTAGCAAAGTCAAAGAACATCTTCGTGGCTACAAGATCACGAGGGAGCCACGGTTGATGCGACATTTCACGTGCAAATTCGAACGTCTTTCTTAG
- a CDS encoding response regulator translates to MKEHSLSESHDDYCGTSYASNLLDLSVGTVQALVEKNELVAWKTQGGHRRISLASIRKYQLQHNLPSTSSMNPHRGMMRILIIDDDETTRLMLKASFEQWGMVVDALLYESAVDALLDLTSWKPHVILTDLRMPHMNGFEFLKSLSKHGLYRDIAVVAMSGLSHDEVIAEGGLPDGVQYMRKPVDMEWLRGFLDAVLILQKINQRPLCPLRSG, encoded by the coding sequence ATGAAAGAACATTCGCTAAGTGAATCACATGACGACTATTGCGGTACAAGTTATGCTTCTAATCTACTCGACTTGTCCGTCGGGACTGTTCAGGCACTCGTAGAGAAGAATGAGCTGGTCGCTTGGAAAACACAAGGCGGTCATCGACGAATCTCCCTAGCATCAATTCGTAAATACCAACTCCAACACAACTTACCCTCAACGTCATCTATGAATCCCCATCGCGGCATGATGCGCATACTCATCATTGATGACGACGAAACAACTCGGTTGATGCTTAAGGCCTCATTTGAACAATGGGGTATGGTAGTCGATGCACTTCTTTACGAGTCAGCCGTAGATGCATTGCTAGATTTAACAAGCTGGAAGCCGCACGTCATACTCACAGATTTACGGATGCCTCATATGAATGGCTTCGAATTTCTGAAGTCACTGAGTAAGCACGGACTTTATCGAGACATAGCGGTTGTCGCAATGAGCGGCTTAAGCCACGATGAAGTTATCGCAGAAGGTGGTCTCCCTGACGGTGTTCAATATATGAGAAAACCTGTCGACATGGAATGGCTACGTGGTTTTCTTGACGCGGTCCTAATCCTTCAGAAAATCAATCAGCGTCCACTTTGCCCCCTACGTTCCGGCTAG
- a CDS encoding addiction module antitoxin, with protein sequence MHKKMTITLDEAVYEGLWRTIGKRKMSQFIEDLLRPHVLGKSLDDGYKAMAQDQAREAEAMEWTNALAKDMANEAR encoded by the coding sequence ATGCACAAGAAGATGACGATCACGCTGGATGAGGCGGTCTACGAAGGGCTGTGGCGCACCATTGGCAAGCGGAAGATGAGCCAATTCATCGAAGACTTGTTGCGCCCTCACGTCCTGGGCAAGTCACTGGATGACGGATACAAGGCCATGGCCCAAGACCAGGCCCGTGAAGCCGAAGCTATGGAATGGACCAACGCGCTCGCTAAGGACATGGCCAATGAAGCGCGGTGA
- a CDS encoding ATP-binding protein translates to MKFSATEETNYPSRLLKLQRTFLYLFYTSVPRKLRTKENIFFLCFSSSALFFLLFFIGPVLWVINQERSSISAFICSFFIFISMIMWKRGSSLVLVHLIYQGSLLGVILYNAYYLGGVTSSVMVWMGLVPILPIFLMSREWGYGWLVGSIAIVLGMLQLQTNGHIPMRLGDTIDDLYLSTLMIGMLSLTQMILVSTYDTASWTMFQQITKKNEALQALSRKLEIASSHKDTFLATVSHEMRTPLNAVFGFLNIIERTDHLPSEVYGFVKHAKNSSSHLLTVINDLLDFSQMQQGRLVLAPQVVHLKQTVYQIHAALQSRAAEKDLKYSLEFIGEIPQYVKLDPHRLTQILLNLLGNAVKFTNQGGVRTEIRVFSAVDVKHSNDVTFEIVVSDTGIGISEHQIGKVFEPFVQIKEQDHIESDYSLRGNGLGLSITRSLVLLQGGVIDVQSKKGEGSAFRVCLPVHVEQAPNSLRDKSEPSANPIEINLLVVDDHQMNRMVVSNLVKKFFPNATITEAKNGTEALTKMRSELFDLVLMDLIMPDLTGTEVVEIIRKEAAPYSDVNVVALTANLANEALHECNRVHMQGVLPKPIDLGLLVQTITQFGMPKDLKEIH, encoded by the coding sequence ATGAAATTCTCTGCTACCGAAGAAACAAACTACCCTAGTCGGTTGTTGAAATTACAAAGAACTTTCTTGTATTTGTTTTATACGTCGGTCCCTCGGAAACTGAGGACGAAGGAGAATATTTTTTTCCTTTGTTTTTCGAGTTCGGCATTATTCTTTTTGTTGTTTTTCATTGGCCCTGTTCTTTGGGTGATTAACCAAGAGCGTTCATCAATTTCCGCCTTTATATGTTCCTTTTTCATCTTCATTAGTATGATTATGTGGAAGCGTGGCAGTTCGCTTGTTCTGGTGCATCTTATTTATCAAGGTTCGTTATTAGGAGTTATTCTCTATAATGCCTATTATCTGGGCGGTGTTACATCATCAGTCATGGTATGGATGGGGCTAGTTCCAATTCTCCCTATTTTTCTTATGTCTAGGGAGTGGGGTTATGGGTGGCTAGTAGGCTCTATTGCAATTGTCTTGGGTATGTTGCAATTGCAGACAAACGGCCATATCCCGATGAGGTTGGGAGATACGATTGATGATTTATATTTGAGCACATTAATGATAGGAATGCTGAGTCTTACTCAAATGATCTTAGTAAGTACGTATGACACGGCAAGCTGGACGATGTTTCAGCAAATCACAAAGAAAAATGAGGCTCTACAAGCGCTCTCTAGAAAATTGGAAATAGCAAGTTCCCATAAAGATACATTTCTTGCGACTGTTAGTCATGAGATGCGTACACCGTTGAACGCAGTATTCGGGTTTCTCAATATTATTGAGAGAACAGATCATTTGCCATCTGAGGTCTACGGATTTGTCAAACACGCGAAGAACTCCTCATCACATTTACTAACTGTTATTAATGACCTATTAGATTTCTCCCAAATGCAGCAAGGCCGATTGGTACTTGCTCCTCAGGTGGTCCATCTAAAGCAAACCGTGTATCAAATACATGCGGCTTTACAAAGCCGAGCAGCCGAGAAAGATCTGAAGTACAGCCTTGAATTCATAGGCGAGATCCCTCAATATGTTAAGTTGGATCCTCATCGGTTAACTCAAATTCTCCTTAATTTGCTTGGGAATGCGGTGAAGTTCACGAATCAGGGTGGTGTGAGAACGGAGATTCGTGTCTTTTCGGCTGTTGATGTGAAGCACAGCAATGACGTTACGTTTGAGATCGTGGTCTCGGATACTGGAATCGGGATCTCTGAGCATCAGATCGGAAAAGTATTTGAACCATTTGTTCAAATCAAAGAACAGGACCATATTGAGTCCGATTATTCATTAAGGGGTAACGGACTTGGTCTCTCGATTACAAGAAGTCTTGTTCTATTGCAAGGTGGGGTGATAGACGTCCAAAGTAAGAAGGGAGAGGGTTCGGCGTTTCGTGTGTGTTTGCCGGTTCATGTTGAGCAGGCGCCAAACTCTCTGCGTGATAAGTCTGAGCCCAGCGCGAATCCAATTGAAATAAATCTTCTGGTTGTGGATGATCACCAAATGAACCGAATGGTAGTAAGCAACCTAGTTAAAAAGTTCTTCCCTAATGCAACTATTACAGAAGCAAAAAATGGAACAGAAGCGTTGACGAAGATGCGCTCAGAACTCTTCGATTTAGTACTAATGGACCTGATCATGCCTGATTTAACAGGGACGGAAGTTGTTGAGATCATTCGTAAGGAGGCCGCTCCTTATTCAGATGTCAATGTCGTTGCTTTAACTGCTAATTTGGCTAATGAAGCGTTGCATGAGTGTAATCGTGTTCACATGCAAGGCGTCTTGCCTAAGCCTATAGATCTTGGTTTACTTGTGCAGACGATTACACAGTTTGGAATGCCCAAAGATCTGAAAGAAATTCACTGA
- a CDS encoding NADH:flavin oxidoreductase: MWKPVQRIRWKTEPGGWPNEAQAKAAMLFEPMRVGPLHLDSRVWVPAMVPWRAALDGSVTSANIDWYRRFAQGAPGVIVVEATGIRDVPSGALLRISDDKFVQGLGEIARVIHEASGGRTRAIIQLIDFLAMKRRPDPKDFFFRYLAITERHREKLNLPGTDDLQVRTALSKLTEDQLTQVLEARELENLKMGFRERVTDVHLQHIRELPEQLPSLFAQAAKRAQDAGFDGVELHYAHAYTMASFLSTLNTRQDKWGGSREDRVRLPLDVFRAVRACVEPSFAVGCRLLTEEIIAGGAGQEDAEFYALELSRAGMDFLSFSRGGKFEDAQQPKVKHAAYPYTGPSGYECMPQYISDEQGPFGRNVAPTKRIRQRLRAENLQVPVVVAGGIYDFSVAEELLRNGSADLIGMARQSLADPDWPEKVRMGRGEQVRLCRYSNYCEALDARHEMVTCELWDREDLHLPGVAKTPDGRRRLVPESEACNKSEDNGKHLMK, translated from the coding sequence ATGTGGAAGCCAGTGCAACGCATCAGGTGGAAGACAGAGCCGGGGGGGTGGCCAAATGAGGCGCAAGCGAAGGCCGCAATGCTTTTCGAGCCCATGCGTGTTGGTCCATTACATCTGGACTCAAGAGTCTGGGTGCCTGCCATGGTTCCATGGCGAGCGGCATTAGACGGTTCAGTTACTTCCGCGAACATCGACTGGTATCGAAGATTTGCGCAAGGAGCCCCGGGCGTAATCGTGGTGGAGGCAACGGGGATACGTGATGTTCCGTCTGGTGCTTTATTGCGTATCAGCGATGACAAATTCGTGCAAGGGCTGGGTGAAATCGCTCGTGTGATACATGAGGCCAGTGGGGGACGAACGCGGGCAATTATTCAACTCATTGATTTTCTGGCGATGAAGCGTCGCCCGGATCCCAAAGATTTCTTCTTCCGATATTTAGCGATTACTGAACGACATCGGGAGAAGTTGAATCTACCTGGGACAGATGATTTACAGGTGAGAACTGCGCTTTCAAAGCTAACAGAAGATCAGTTGACGCAGGTGTTAGAAGCGCGCGAGTTGGAAAATTTGAAGATGGGATTTAGGGAGCGTGTCACGGACGTGCATCTTCAACACATTCGAGAATTACCAGAGCAGTTGCCATCGCTTTTTGCTCAAGCAGCGAAGAGGGCCCAAGACGCTGGGTTTGATGGTGTCGAATTGCATTACGCGCATGCGTACACCATGGCATCTTTCCTATCGACCTTGAATACTCGGCAAGATAAGTGGGGCGGATCACGGGAGGACAGAGTCAGATTGCCGTTGGATGTATTTCGTGCGGTAAGAGCGTGTGTTGAACCGAGCTTTGCGGTCGGGTGTCGTCTGTTGACGGAAGAAATCATTGCTGGTGGTGCAGGGCAAGAAGATGCAGAGTTTTATGCACTTGAATTGTCGCGAGCTGGAATGGATTTTTTGTCTTTTTCCCGAGGTGGAAAATTCGAAGACGCACAGCAGCCGAAAGTTAAGCATGCCGCTTACCCGTATACAGGACCATCTGGATACGAGTGCATGCCTCAGTACATCTCGGACGAACAAGGCCCTTTTGGCAGGAACGTTGCGCCGACAAAAAGAATCAGGCAACGGTTGCGTGCAGAGAATCTGCAAGTGCCAGTGGTGGTTGCAGGTGGGATTTACGATTTTTCCGTTGCCGAGGAGCTACTTCGCAATGGCAGCGCAGATCTTATTGGCATGGCGAGACAAAGCCTTGCAGATCCAGATTGGCCGGAAAAAGTACGAATGGGTAGGGGTGAGCAGGTCCGTTTGTGCCGTTATTCAAATTACTGCGAAGCATTAGATGCTAGGCATGAAATGGTGACATGTGAGCTGTGGGACCGTGAAGATTTGCATTTGCCAGGGGTTGCGAAAACTCCGGACGGGAGACGTCGCCTAGTGCCAGAAAGCGAAGCGTGCAACAAGTCTGAAGATAATGGTAAACACTTAATGAAATAG
- a CDS encoding helix-turn-helix transcriptional regulator, which translates to MSVPWGKQLQQTVLGPRLRARREVLGLTQEQLGVAIGLDESCGKTRISRYEGGVHEPPLQTSKQLAEALSVPLPYLFCGDEITAEIILLTDRLDLTGKQMLLESAKKILISITEGNVKQCPVCKQLNTQLPE; encoded by the coding sequence ATGAGCGTGCCTTGGGGAAAACAATTACAACAAACAGTTCTTGGACCTAGGCTACGTGCTAGGCGTGAGGTACTTGGCTTGACACAAGAACAACTTGGTGTCGCGATTGGGCTCGATGAATCATGTGGAAAGACACGCATAAGCCGCTATGAGGGGGGTGTTCATGAGCCGCCTCTTCAAACGTCTAAGCAATTGGCGGAAGCGCTGAGTGTTCCATTACCTTATTTGTTCTGCGGTGATGAAATAACAGCAGAAATAATTTTGTTAACGGATCGTTTGGATCTTACGGGCAAGCAAATGTTGCTCGAATCTGCGAAGAAGATTCTGATTTCCATAACGGAAGGAAATGTGAAGCAATGTCCGGTGTGTAAACAGCTTAATACTCAACTGCCGGAGTAA
- the pcaF gene encoding 3-oxoadipyl-CoA thiolase, protein MNPEAFVCDAIRTPIGRYGGALARVRTDDLAAIPIRTLMQRNPNIDWEQMSDVILGCANQAGEDNRNVARMASLLAGMPSSVAGVTINRLCGSGLDAIGTAARAIKSGEAQLIIAGGVESMTRAPYVMLKSEAPFARSNSFFDSTIGWRFVNHDMKDKYGIDSMPETAENLAVQFKITREEQDRWALRSQLCALAAKADGHHAREITPVQIPQKGANPISVDADEHPRHTSLEILSSLGPITHSQGTITAGNASGINDGACALLVTNEKSAINNGLTPRARIVAMAVAGVEPRLMGIGPVPASEKVLALTGLKMSQMDVVEINEAFAAQTLAVMRGLGLKNDDPKINSWGGGIALGHPLGASGARLVTTAINRLHYSQKRFALCTMCIGVGQGISVILERV, encoded by the coding sequence ATGAATCCTGAAGCCTTTGTCTGCGACGCTATTCGCACTCCTATTGGGCGTTATGGTGGCGCCTTGGCCAGAGTGAGAACCGATGATCTTGCCGCAATACCTATCCGCACACTGATGCAAAGAAACCCCAACATCGATTGGGAACAGATGTCTGATGTGATTCTTGGCTGTGCTAATCAAGCAGGTGAGGATAACCGCAACGTAGCACGTATGGCCAGTCTTCTTGCTGGCATGCCATCTAGCGTTGCCGGCGTAACAATCAATCGTTTATGTGGCTCAGGACTTGATGCAATAGGCACAGCTGCACGCGCTATTAAATCTGGGGAAGCGCAATTAATCATTGCAGGCGGCGTTGAGAGCATGACACGGGCCCCGTATGTGATGCTTAAATCTGAGGCCCCATTTGCACGTAGCAATTCTTTTTTCGATTCAACAATCGGTTGGCGATTTGTTAATCACGACATGAAGGACAAATACGGCATTGACTCGATGCCAGAGACTGCCGAAAACCTCGCTGTTCAATTCAAAATTACTCGAGAAGAACAAGATCGTTGGGCTTTGCGCAGTCAACTGTGTGCGCTTGCAGCTAAAGCCGATGGTCATCATGCTCGAGAAATCACACCAGTTCAAATTCCACAAAAAGGAGCGAATCCAATTTCTGTGGACGCGGATGAGCATCCAAGGCACACAAGTTTAGAAATTTTGTCGTCTCTTGGCCCCATTACGCATAGCCAAGGAACGATAACTGCAGGAAACGCCAGCGGAATCAACGATGGTGCTTGTGCCCTACTCGTAACGAATGAGAAGAGTGCCATCAACAATGGACTAACCCCAAGAGCTCGTATTGTTGCCATGGCCGTTGCAGGCGTGGAGCCGCGTCTCATGGGCATTGGTCCCGTTCCTGCAAGCGAGAAGGTTCTTGCACTCACTGGTTTGAAAATGTCCCAAATGGATGTGGTCGAGATTAATGAAGCTTTTGCTGCTCAAACACTCGCCGTCATGCGTGGACTCGGACTGAAAAATGATGACCCGAAAATCAATTCTTGGGGTGGTGGCATTGCACTGGGACATCCACTTGGAGCGTCGGGTGCTCGTCTAGTTACAACGGCAATCAATCGACTCCATTACTCACAAAAGAGATTCGCTTTGTGTACCATGTGCATAGGCGTTGGGCAAGGCATCTCGGTTATCTTAGAACGTGTTTGA
- a CDS encoding type II toxin-antitoxin system PemK/MazF family toxin has product MKRGEVWWVEFDPSVGTEIKKTRPAVIVSNDAANRNLARVVVVPLTSNTGKTYPGEAVVAIAGQASKAMADQIMAADKARLKNQLGSLVKADLLAVEDAIKVHLGLPR; this is encoded by the coding sequence ATGAAGCGCGGTGAAGTCTGGTGGGTTGAGTTTGATCCATCGGTGGGCACGGAAATCAAGAAGACCCGCCCAGCGGTCATCGTCAGCAACGATGCCGCAAATCGAAACCTGGCCAGAGTGGTGGTGGTGCCACTGACAAGCAACACAGGCAAGACCTACCCAGGCGAAGCTGTTGTGGCCATTGCAGGGCAAGCCAGCAAAGCCATGGCGGACCAAATCATGGCAGCAGACAAAGCCAGGCTAAAAAACCAATTGGGAAGCCTGGTAAAGGCCGATCTGCTGGCCGTCGAAGACGCAATCAAGGTGCATCTCGGCTTGCCGAGATAA